In Ficedula albicollis isolate OC2 unplaced genomic scaffold, FicAlb1.5 N00555, whole genome shotgun sequence, one DNA window encodes the following:
- the LOC101816624 gene encoding protocadherin beta-15-like — TKPLDFEEADTHELSVRATDGGGLSSICKVLVEVVDVNDNAPELAVSSFSSPLPENTVPGTVVALFTVRDRDSGANGKISCALDDQLFFSLRPAYKNYYELVTVSALDRERTARYVLGVTAADAGSPPLTSTHTFTVDISDVNDNAPVFNQTSYTMYVRENNAPTVFVGAVSAADADVGLNAKVTYSLAPVPAAERPSCSCISVNSENGHVFVLRPLDYERLRQSEVTVSASDAGSPPLRANVTVRLVVLDENDNAPLVLYPAQDGSAASSELVPVSAEPGYLVTKVVAVDADSGQNSWLSYHLLRATEPGLFSVAVQSGEVRLKRPVTERDSAKHKLLVLVRDNGKPPLSATAALSALLLKNKDCHPMYNNRLLE; from the coding sequence ACAAAACCTCTGGACTTCGAGGAAGCAGACACTCATGAGCTCAGTGTGAGAGCTACAGACGGTGGGGGGCTCTCATCTATCTGCAAAGTGCTGGTGGAGGTGGTGGATGTGAATGACAATGCCCCAGAGCTGGCGGTCAGTTCCTTCAGCAGTCCCCTCCCCGAGAACACGGTGCCCGGCACCGTGGTTGCCCTGTTTACGGTCAGGGACCGCGATTCTGGTGCCAACGGGAAGATCTCGTGCGCCCTGGACGATCAGCTCTTCTTCTCCCTGCGGCCAGCCTATAAGAATTACTACGAGCTGGTGACAGTGAGCGCGCTGGACCGCGAGCGCACGGCTCGCTACGTGCTCGGTGTCACAGCCGCAGATGCGGGCTCGCCGCCTCTCACGAGCACGCACACCTTCACCGTGGACATCTCGGACGTCAATGACAACGCGCCCGTCTTCAACCAGACCTCCTACACCATGTACGTGCGGGAGAACAACGCGCCCACGGTGTTTGTGGGAGCCGTGAGCGCTGCAGATGCTGACGTGGGGCTCAATGCCAAGGTGACCTACTCGCTGGCCCCGGTGCCGGCGGCAGAGCGGCCCTCGTGCTCCTGCATCTCGGTGAACTCGGAGAACGGACACGTGTTTGTGCTGCGGCCGCTGGACTACGAGCGCTTGCGGCAGAGCGAGGTGACGGTCAGCGCCTCTGACGCGGGCTCTCCTCCCCTGCGAGCCAACGTCACCGTGCGCCTCGTGGTGCTGGACGAGAACGACAACGCGCCGCTCGTGCTCTACCCGGCCCAGGACGGCAGCGCAGCGTCCAGCGAGCTCGTGCCCGTGTCGGCTGAGCCGGGCTACCTCGTCACCAAAGTGGTGGCCGTCGATGCCGACTCCGGACAGAACTCCTGGCTCTCGTACCACCTGCTCAGGGCCACCGAGCCCGGCCTGTTCAGCGTGGCTGTGCAGAGCGGCGAGGTGCGTCTCAAGAGGCCGGTGACGGAGAGGGACAGCGCCAAGCACAAGCTCCTCGTCCTGGTCAGGGACAACGGCAAGCCCCCGCTGTCAGCCACCGCGGCTCTGAGCGCGCTCCTGCTCAaga